From Candidatus Xianfuyuplasma coldseepsis:
CTTTATACTCATCCTTCATCTCATCATCTAACAATAAATTGAATGCTTCATTCATTCCTTCTAAATACGGCTTCTTATATTCACGATACAACCGATCTGCAATCCGATCGTAATAATCGTAAAATCGCTCAATATTTGATTGATCCATACGTATCACCAAGTCAATTATAATCGAACAAACCAGCTTTGTCTAATGTAATCACTTTTCTTGTGATAACCATGTTATTTTGGTATTATTTATACGAGGAGGTGTCACAATGCGGAAAGTCATGATTCGGTTAATTGAATGGTATCAACGACAGTCGAAAAACACCAATCCAACCTGTCGGTATCACCCCACATGTAGCAATTACGCCAAGGAAGCTTATCAAACGCGTAATTTTTTCGTTGCTACTTTTCTGAGTAGTTGGCGAATTCTTCGATGTAACCCACTTTCCAAAGGTGGCTACGATCCTGTTCCAAAACCACGAAAAGAAAGGACACATGATCATGAAATATCTTGATATCACATTACCTGCAAGTGATGATAAGAGTTACTCACTGCGCGATTTTAACGGACACAAAGTTGTGTTATATTTTTATCCCAAAGACAATACATCAGGATGCACATTAGAAGCCAAAGATTTTACACAATTACAACAAGAGTACCTCGACAAAGGCTACAAAATTATTGGTGTATCTCGTGATAGCGTGAAATCACACAAGAACTTTATCACGAAACAGGAACTAAATCTCTTATTACTCAGTGATCAAGACGAAGAACTTGTCAAAGCGTTTGATGTACTGAAAGAAAAATCAATGTATGGACGCAAGTACATGGGAATCGTCCGCAGTACCTTTGTCCTGGATGAACAAGGCGGTATTGTTAAAGAGTATCGCAATGTGAAAGCCAAAGGTCACGCTGAAACACTATTAAACGAATTATAAAAAAATCAGTCCGAGACTGATTTTTTTTACACTCGAATTTCGTTGGATTGTTCCAAAGAGAATTTGACACCAATTGGTCCAAATAACTCATAAACTAAGGTAGCAATTAAGACCACGATAAGAATGGTAATACCGTCTTCTCCAAAGTCTGTTTTTGCTTGATACGCCATCCCAAGGGCAACCCCTGCTTGTGGTAACAAACATAGTCCAAGATACCGTTGAACACTGCGGTGTGAACCCATAATTTTGGCACCAAGTAATGCGCCACCCATTTTACCAACAATCCGAAAGAGGATATAAATGGCGGTAATACCAATCAGACTTCCGTAGGCAACATTCGTATTTTCACTAAAGGCAACAACCAGTTCCGCTCCAGCTAGTGTGAAGAATGCGACAAGAATTGGTGCACTGAACTGTTCGACACTTAGATTCACATCGTGTGCACGTACCCGCGATAAATTATTTGTCAGAATCACACCCATAATCATTGGGGTTAAGATTGGGGATAAATGAATTTGCATCTCACCGATATGAAATCCCATTTTCGCTAGTGCTACAGTAACAAATACTGCAAACACACTAACGCCAAGGAATACTTCTTCTTTTTGATTATCTTTACTGCTAATCTTTTTAATCATCAGCGCAGATAGAAATCCAACTAGTCCTCCGACAATCGCCGAAGCTACTAATTCAATAAGTGGTCCTTCCAACGTTTCCATAACGGATAATCCAGCACCTGTATTCATCGAATCAGCTACAGCTAGCAAAATCCCGAATAAGATAATCCCAACTGCATCATCCATTCCAACCAAAGGAAGTAAGGTATCGGTTAATGGTCCACGAGCTTTGTATTTTCTGGTTAATAACATAATCGGTGCCGGTGCAGTAGCTGTTGCAATTGCTCCTAAAACAAGGGCAATCGGTAGGGACACACCGATAATCAATATCCCAAGAATTGTCACAACCGAAGCAGCAACGGCCTGAATAATGGTTATAACAACAACTTCTTTACCTGATTTTTTTAATTTTCCAAATTCCAGTTCTGTACCGATTCCAAAGGCAATAAAACCTAAGGCAACACTTGATACAATCGCTAGATGTTCGACAATTTCGCCGAGGTCGATTAATACAAGTCCTAATCCTATGAAGACACCTATAATAATATATCCGGTGATGTGAGGTAATTTAATTTTTTCAAAAAAGCGTCCTGCATACAATCCAAACAATAAAACAATGGCTAAAACTAGCAATGCTTCATAGGTGAACGACGCTTCACTACTGATGATTTGATGAAACATGGTAACATCTTCTTTCCTATTTATATAATCACGACAAGTATTTTACTCCTCGAACCAATAAATTTCAAGGGTTTATTCAAAAAAAAGGCTTCCAAGAGGAAGTCCTTTATTTTTTTAGTCCCAATCACCTACTGCAGCATCAATTTCTCCAGCCTTACCAAGTGCCGCTTTTACAATAACTAAACCAAATACTTCATAAATTACAGTGGCTGCTAGAACAATGGTCATAATCGCAGCCCCAATTTCAATAAATGGCAGTAACGCCTCCGTGGTCTCAAACCGCAGTTGCGTTGTAAGTGCCATATCAATCGCAACTCCCGCCTGAGGGATAAGAGTGAACCCAAGGTATTTGATAACCGTTGGTGGAGCTTTTACACCTTTTGCACTAACATAGGCACCGGAGACTTTACCAAGTACTCGGGTTAATAAGTAAATGACGCCAAGTATCCCAATTTTTACAAGCAGGGACAACTGTAGTTCCGCACCAGCAATCGTGAAGAACGCTAGTAAGATAGGTGCACTAAATAAATCGGTTGTTTGTGTTAAACGATGTTCGTACTTTTCATCAATCGAATTTGTTAAGACAATCCCAATCGTCATCGGCAGTAATATAGCTGAAGCATGTACGGCTTGTCCAATCCCAATTCCAGCAAAGACAAAACCAATAATTACCATCATTAAGAATTGATCACTCTCTCGATTGAATTTCTTGGCAATCAACGTTACTGCAAATCCAATCAAGGCCCCAAATGCTAGACTAAAGAAGATCTCTTTTGCGGGATCAAGTAACATATGAGACAGACTCACAGGACCACTCAATAAGGATGTTCCGAAAGATAACATCACCGCAAAGAGCATAATTCCAATCGCATCATCCAAGGCTACCAATGGAAGTAGTACATCCGTAACAGGTCCCTTTGTGCGATAACTCTTAACGACCGCAACAATTGGTCCCGGTGCTGTTGCGGTGGCAATTGCTCCGAGAATTAAGGCGTATGTCCAGACATGATCTTTCCCCGTAAGAATCAGATACAGGGCAACTGCTAAACACACCATAACCGCTGTAGAAAATGCTTGTGATATGGTAATTATCGTAACCTGTTTACCAGTTTTCTTGAGTTTTGAAAATCGTAGTTCAAGACCAATTGTATATCCGATAAATCCAATGGCGACCTGTCGAATAATCGTAAAGGATTTTACCATTTCGTGCGATAGTAATTGTAAAACACTGGGTCCAATCAAAATCCCAATAAGAATATAACCAGTAACCCGTGGAAACTTAATTAGATTAATTAATTTTCCACCTAAAATACCAAATAATATTAGTACGGATACACCGAATATGGGATTCTCATATAAATGTTCGAGTATAACGGCTATTCCGGATGCTTCCTCCGTTGTTGATAACAACATATCCATCATCGCCATTTCCGTTTCTTCGCTGTTTTGAGATAGTCGACAAATTCATCTTCTACCACTGCACGACAGAAGTAATTCCCGGTCGCGATATTAACCCCAAGTTCTCGAATCAAGTCCAAATCTTTCTTGTTCTCAACACCGGTAGAAACAACTGATAAATCAAACTTTTTACTAATGTCAACAAAAAACTTATAGACAGCCATCATATGGATATATTCTTCACTTTTATTCACTTCTTCTAATAATGTTTCCGACAGTTTTAATACATCAACTTTCAAGTCCGCCAAATAACTTAACGACGATGTTGTATTCGAGTAATGATCCAATACCATAACAAATCCAAGCTCATATAGATTTTGAACTTTTTTATAGGCATTGTGATCGGTAATATAGTTTTCACGTATTTCAATAATGACGTCGCGAGCAGAAACTTCATAGGTTGTTAAAATATTCATAATATCTTTAATTTCAATACGTAATAATGTATGCAATGACAAGTTTACTCCGGCTTTAAAACGTTTTGAAAGCTTGATGTCTTTTCGATCTTGCAAGGAGCGATAAAAGCGTATCGCATCGTCAAATATCTTCATTTCTAAATCATAAATGATACCAGTCCATTCCGCAATTTCAAGATAATCATGAGGCTTCAATAATTCCCCGTTTAAAATCCATCTTGATACCGCTTCAAACCCGATCACTTCACCGTTGAATGTATCGACAAATGGGCGATATTTCGCAAAGAAATCACCGGAATCGTGTGCTTCATAAATATGATGTTCAATTTCTTTGATACGGCGATATCGTTCTTTGTGTTCTTTGGTCGCATAGATCAACGTATTGCGTCCCATCGATTTCGTTAAGTCGATTGTAATATGTGCTAACTTTAAAATATCGTAGAGGCTATCCCCTTTGAATTCATCATAATCAATGACACAAACCGATGCATTAATCACATATTGAATGTGATGATGCTTAAATGGGGTTTTTAAGATTCGTTGTAATTCCGATGGTTCGCAGATGTATTGGCTTGTTGTTACCAACATAAACTGGTCGTTCCCAACGCGATAAACACTTGATTTGCCACAATAATCTTGTAATACTCCTGCAAGGGATACCAACATATCTTCTACTGTATCGATACCAAAAATGATGTTCATTCGATTGAAGTCATCAATATCGACATAAATAAAATGCATCCCAGTTAAATCTTGATTTTGATATTCCCGATAGAGACCTTTTAAATTGGGTAATCCTGTTAAATCATCGATGTACATGTTGTAGTTGAAGTCCATTTCAAAAACCATCGCTATCACCTCTCCTTACTAGTATAACAAAAAAGCGTGTTGACATCTATATAAAGATGTTCGAATCCATGAAAATGAGCACAAAAAAAAGACAATTTTCATTGTCTTGATTTTTCACTGGTGCGGGTGACAGGACTTGAACCTGCACTCCGAAGGAACTAGATCCTAAGTCTAGCGCGTCTGCCAATTTCGCCACACCCGCAAGTGGCTGGGCTAGATGGATTCGAACCATCGGTCCCGGAGTCAAAGTCCGGTGCCTTAACCGCTTGGCCATAGCCCATCTTATGGGGCGACCGATGAGAATCGAACTCACGAATGCCGGAGCCACAATCCGGTGCGTTAACCACTTCGCCACGATCGCCGTATCTTCTTCCAAAAAAGAGACTATATACATTGTATTCAAAAGGCTATGAATTGTCAAGTTATTTCAATTACATTTTACCGTGTTCAATGGAAAAATCCAAACAGATTATTGGATTTTTGTGGATTTTACGTTATAATATATTGCACGAAAGAAGTGATACGATGAAAGACACATTACGACAATCGTTTAATTTACTATTATTCTACCTCTTCAGTATCGTATATCTAGAGGTATTATTTAAAATACGCGTCCTTAATTTTCAGTTTGACAGTGATCTTTTTCGCATTGTCATTTTTAGTTTGTTCTATAGTTTTTTGTTCTTGTTTATTCTTAAATTCTTCGGTGAAAAGACCGTTAAAACTGTGACGTACGTATTAGTTGTTTTGATTACGTTCTTATATTTTAATCAAGAAATCTACAGTTCCTTTGTTGAGGGATTCTATTCGATAACTGTTATTGGTGATTTTACCGCAGGATTATCTTTTTTTAGTGATTATCTCGAGTCGATACGATTGGGACATATCGCCTATCTATTACCCATCGCTTCACTCATTGCCTTAGATTACTTTAAACTAAAATTCTTCCATATTGAATATTGTGGTTTAAAGCAACCACTATACTTCTTACTACTATCCTTCTTATTTTATTTTGGTGCCTTACAAACCGTAAGTGATGAATCGATAATTCGAAACCAAGACGGTGAAATCATCACCATTGAAAATGTTGGGACATTGTTATCGTACAGTGATTTAGATCTCTACACCTATATGTATAATTCACAAGATGCATTAAAGAAATTCGGATTATTAACCTATACCCAGCGCGACTTCATGCAGTTATTCCGAAACGATCCAATCAGTCCCCAAGCATATGAAGTGCTGATTGAAGACTTCATCAATAATCAACCCGGTCACATTGTCAATGCTCACTCTAATATATTTGATGATAAAAACTTTATTCTGATTATGGCGGAAAGTCTAGATACTTTCGCGATTAACGAAACCCTCACACCAACCTTGTATCGTTTAAAAACGGAATATGCCTACTTTGAAAACTATTATTCACCATTATATTATCGTTCCACAGCAGATAGTGAGTTCCTTGTACAAACATCCATGTATCCGGATAAAAACGTTACATTAAGCATGGATGCATATATGGAAAACACCTTCCCGAATACCTTACCCAAATTATTTAAAGAACAGGGATACACAACCTACTCGTTCCATAATTATTTCGACTATTTTTATCCTCGTGGTGATTTTCATCTCCAAACCCTTGGGTACGATCAATTTTGGGGAAGTGAAGAACTTGGTATTACAACTGGATTTGATCCCGATCGTGTGATTGTCGATCATATTTGGCAAAGCGACTACGATATGATGAAACGCATTGTTCCGAAATTCATTAATGATGACAAATTCTTTGTAAATATCCTTACCGTAAGCGGACACTTCAACTACGCGGAAACCCATGAAATAGCACGGCCCGACTACGTTGAAGCCGTACAGGAATATTTGGATAATCTAGAAGAACCGGTTGAATATAGCGATCAAATTCTATATTACCTTGCGGTACATATGGAAGTGGATCGGGCTGTTCAGTATCTCATCGATGAGCTAGAAAATGCTAACAAATTAGACGATACCGTAATTATGATTTTTGGTGATCATTATGCCTATGGTATTGATAATGAAGATATTTGGGCCTACGACGATGAATATAAAACCGATAATGATGAACTTGAACTTCATAACGTTCCCTTAATGATTATGTCCAACTCCACTCAAATGCGAGGCATCAAAACAGCGTATGCTTCGACCATTGATATTACCCCAACGGTATCCAATTTATTTGGATTGAATCTCAATTATAAACAAGTGTTTGGAAATGATATATTCGCGATTAATGAACATATCGTACGGTTCGCAGATGGTAGTTTTATCAGCTCTGATTTTCGATATGATGCCCTTAGTGAAAACTACATCATTAACGATGAAACGATTAGTGAACAATATATTTATCAGATTAATCAGAATCTGATGAACAACTACATGTATAATCTTTTGATGTTAGAATATGACTACTTTAAAGAAGACACCGAAGAATGAAAAAAAGCGGCTATGCCGCTTTTTGTTTGTCTTGATATCGTTTCGCTATATAGTACAAGATGAAGAAGGTAATAAGTAGGACAATCTCGAAACTGATAAAGTGGAATGGAAATGGACCAAATACACCTTCAACATCGTCGGGAGCCCCCATGGTAAACATAAAGTTTGCGTCGGGATAAATACCGGTGCGGTCTAAGAGGATATTAACAGGCAACATTCCAAAGCCCAATATGTTGGTGATCAGAATGCCCATCCATGTTTTTCGTAATGTGATAGTATACTTATAATTTACCAGGTAATAAATCGGCAACATAATAATGACGCTATGGGCAATGATAAACTCATAGAACCGAAACCGATTATATCCTGCGTGATCCAACTCTGGAATGGCAAAGGTTACAATCCCACCAATAATTCCTGAAAAGAATAAATAATTAAATACTTTTTCATTATTTGTAAAGAGTAGGATAATTGCTAAAAAGTAGCTGATGGAGCATAGGTGGAGCGGTAAGTATAAATGTCCACCAATGGTATCAATTGTAATTAATGTAATCAACATTACAATGAGAAAACTACCAAATCCATATCGGATTTGTTTTTCATATGGAGATTGATAAATCCTCTTGTGGAAAATAAAGAAGAGGATAAATAATATGGCAGTTAGACCAAGCATCAATACATGCATTGATGTATACATATCGAATTTTACTGCTGGATCGTATGCGTATTCAAAGAAACTCATTGACATCACCCTTTGTAATACAATTTATAGATCGCTTCTACTTTTTGAGCATATGTAGCTGCTGAGAACCGCTGGATATCTTGATCCGCATTTGCTGTAATGGTATCAAAAACTTCCTGATCTGTAATGATTTTCTGAATATAGGATTGAAACTCATCATTCGTTTGAAAGGTAAATCCATTGATACCAGGAAGGACTACTCCTTCTAAATTATCATCATACCGCACCAATAGTGGTGTCTTGGATGCCAGTGATTCAATGTAGGTTAATCCTTGTGTTTCGGTGACACTAAAGTTTACGAATACATCCGCAATCTTGTAGTACTGGTGAACTTCATGTGGACGTACCATTCCGGTAAACACGACGCGATTACTCACACCTGACTTCTCTAGGATATGTTCTACATGAGCACGATCAGGTCCATCACCAACCATTAATAATTTTACTCGATCATCTTGTATTTTCACAAACTCTCGTGCCAAAACATCAATGGATTTTTCGCGCGACATCCGTCCCAAAAACAATAATACAATATCATCTTTGGAAAAACCTAAACGACTTCGCAATGAATTATCAACTGGTGTCTCTAAAAACTCTTGCAATGTGATACCCGTAGGAATTATTTCTCCTCTTTTGGTAAAACCGTATCGATCAAATGTTCGTTTCACTTTAATCGTTGGAAAGATAACGTGATCAGCACTGTTCGCAAAACTCCGACTATAATATTTGGATACAATCCGTAATGGATAAGCTAGTGTTTTTGATATAAAATGCACGTAATCTTCATACATAGTGTGGTAGGTATGAACAACGGGAATTCCTGCTTTACGCGCAGCACGTCGCCCTAGTCGTCCCATCGTGAACTCGGTGTGACAATGAATGATATCGAGATTTAGAGCAAGAACTTCCATTACTTTTTTCCGTGTCACTTTACTGACACGATACTCATGCATACCTTTCATCGGCAACTTATATCCGCCCAAACGAAGAACATGTGGCTGGGGTGTCGCATGTTCATGATGATTGGTTATGATAAACACGTTATGTCCACGTTTCATCAGTTCATTGGCTAAATTATCCACGGATAACGACACACCGGAAATGATAGGAAAATATGCATCTGTAAACAATCCAATTCTCATAATAATCACCTAATAAGATTTATTCGTAAAATATCGATAATATAGACTAAAGAAGCCAAATGCTACGGCCGTGTGAGTGATTGCAAATAAAACGGATGAGAGTGGGAAAAACCCAAACACCTCATTGGGAATAGTGGGAAACATGATTCGGAAGATGCTTTGATCTTTTGTGTAAAAATAATCTGATCCTGCGAGTATATTAATGGGAATAAATAGAAGTAAGATCACTAGCATTAATCCCGTAATCATTAATAAGTCCTGCTTCACTGGACGATATCCTTGATAAACAACAAGG
This genomic window contains:
- the yidD gene encoding membrane protein insertion efficiency factor YidD; translated protein: MRKVMIRLIEWYQRQSKNTNPTCRYHPTCSNYAKEAYQTRNFFVATFLSSWRILRCNPLSKGGYDPVPKPRKERTHDHEIS
- a CDS encoding peroxiredoxin, which codes for MKYLDITLPASDDKSYSLRDFNGHKVVLYFYPKDNTSGCTLEAKDFTQLQQEYLDKGYKIIGVSRDSVKSHKNFITKQELNLLLLSDQDEELVKAFDVLKEKSMYGRKYMGIVRSTFVLDEQGGIVKEYRNVKAKGHAETLLNEL
- a CDS encoding cation:proton antiporter: MFHQIISSEASFTYEALLVLAIVLLFGLYAGRFFEKIKLPHITGYIIIGVFIGLGLVLIDLGEIVEHLAIVSSVALGFIAFGIGTELEFGKLKKSGKEVVVITIIQAVAASVVTILGILIIGVSLPIALVLGAIATATAPAPIMLLTRKYKARGPLTDTLLPLVGMDDAVGIILFGILLAVADSMNTGAGLSVMETLEGPLIELVASAIVGGLVGFLSALMIKKISSKDNQKEEVFLGVSVFAVFVTVALAKMGFHIGEMQIHLSPILTPMIMGVILTNNLSRVRAHDVNLSVEQFSAPILVAFFTLAGAELVVAFSENTNVAYGSLIGITAIYILFRIVGKMGGALLGAKIMGSHRSVQRYLGLCLLPQAGVALGMAYQAKTDFGEDGITILIVVLIATLVYELFGPIGVKFSLEQSNEIRV
- a CDS encoding cation:proton antiporter, with the translated sequence MAMMDMLLSTTEEASGIAVILEHLYENPIFGVSVLILFGILGGKLINLIKFPRVTGYILIGILIGPSVLQLLSHEMVKSFTIIRQVAIGFIGYTIGLELRFSKLKKTGKQVTIITISQAFSTAVMVCLAVALYLILTGKDHVWTYALILGAIATATAPGPIVAVVKSYRTKGPVTDVLLPLVALDDAIGIMLFAVMLSFGTSLLSGPVSLSHMLLDPAKEIFFSLAFGALIGFAVTLIAKKFNRESDQFLMMVIIGFVFAGIGIGQAVHASAILLPMTIGIVLTNSIDEKYEHRLTQTTDLFSAPILLAFFTIAGAELQLSLLVKIGILGVIYLLTRVLGKVSGAYVSAKGVKAPPTVIKYLGFTLIPQAGVAIDMALTTQLRFETTEALLPFIEIGAAIMTIVLAATVIYEVFGLVIVKAALGKAGEIDAAVGDWD
- a CDS encoding EAL domain-containing protein, coding for MVFEMDFNYNMYIDDLTGLPNLKGLYREYQNQDLTGMHFIYVDIDDFNRMNIIFGIDTVEDMLVSLAGVLQDYCGKSSVYRVGNDQFMLVTTSQYICEPSELQRILKTPFKHHHIQYVINASVCVIDYDEFKGDSLYDILKLAHITIDLTKSMGRNTLIYATKEHKERYRRIKEIEHHIYEAHDSGDFFAKYRPFVDTFNGEVIGFEAVSRWILNGELLKPHDYLEIAEWTGIIYDLEMKIFDDAIRFYRSLQDRKDIKLSKRFKAGVNLSLHTLLRIEIKDIMNILTTYEVSARDVIIEIRENYITDHNAYKKVQNLYELGFVMVLDHYSNTTSSLSYLADLKVDVLKLSETLLEEVNKSEEYIHMMAVYKFFVDISKKFDLSVVSTGVENKKDLDLIRELGVNIATGNYFCRAVVEDEFVDYLKTAKKRKWR
- a CDS encoding LTA synthase family protein; this encodes MKDTLRQSFNLLLFYLFSIVYLEVLFKIRVLNFQFDSDLFRIVIFSLFYSFLFLFILKFFGEKTVKTVTYVLVVLITFLYFNQEIYSSFVEGFYSITVIGDFTAGLSFFSDYLESIRLGHIAYLLPIASLIALDYFKLKFFHIEYCGLKQPLYFLLLSFLFYFGALQTVSDESIIRNQDGEIITIENVGTLLSYSDLDLYTYMYNSQDALKKFGLLTYTQRDFMQLFRNDPISPQAYEVLIEDFINNQPGHIVNAHSNIFDDKNFILIMAESLDTFAINETLTPTLYRLKTEYAYFENYYSPLYYRSTADSEFLVQTSMYPDKNVTLSMDAYMENTFPNTLPKLFKEQGYTTYSFHNYFDYFYPRGDFHLQTLGYDQFWGSEELGITTGFDPDRVIVDHIWQSDYDMMKRIVPKFINDDKFFVNILTVSGHFNYAETHEIARPDYVEAVQEYLDNLEEPVEYSDQILYYLAVHMEVDRAVQYLIDELENANKLDDTVIMIFGDHYAYGIDNEDIWAYDDEYKTDNDELELHNVPLMIMSNSTQMRGIKTAYASTIDITPTVSNLFGLNLNYKQVFGNDIFAINEHIVRFADGSFISSDFRYDALSENYIINDETISEQYIYQINQNLMNNYMYNLLMLEYDYFKEDTEE
- a CDS encoding TIGR02206 family membrane protein → MSFFEYAYDPAVKFDMYTSMHVLMLGLTAILFILFFIFHKRIYQSPYEKQIRYGFGSFLIVMLITLITIDTIGGHLYLPLHLCSISYFLAIILLFTNNEKVFNYLFFSGIIGGIVTFAIPELDHAGYNRFRFYEFIIAHSVIIMLPIYYLVNYKYTITLRKTWMGILITNILGFGMLPVNILLDRTGIYPDANFMFTMGAPDDVEGVFGPFPFHFISFEIVLLITFFILYYIAKRYQDKQKAA
- a CDS encoding glycosyltransferase, translated to MRIGLFTDAYFPIISGVSLSVDNLANELMKRGHNVFIITNHHEHATPQPHVLRLGGYKLPMKGMHEYRVSKVTRKKVMEVLALNLDIIHCHTEFTMGRLGRRAARKAGIPVVHTYHTMYEDYVHFISKTLAYPLRIVSKYYSRSFANSADHVIFPTIKVKRTFDRYGFTKRGEIIPTGITLQEFLETPVDNSLRSRLGFSKDDIVLLFLGRMSREKSIDVLAREFVKIQDDRVKLLMVGDGPDRAHVEHILEKSGVSNRVVFTGMVRPHEVHQYYKIADVFVNFSVTETQGLTYIESLASKTPLLVRYDDNLEGVVLPGINGFTFQTNDEFQSYIQKIITDQEVFDTITANADQDIQRFSAATYAQKVEAIYKLYYKG